One part of the Panthera leo isolate Ple1 chromosome D4, P.leo_Ple1_pat1.1, whole genome shotgun sequence genome encodes these proteins:
- the LOC122204805 gene encoding procathepsin L-like, with the protein MYPFVFLIALCLGIASATIELDQSLDAQWIHWKATHGKQYGMNEGWRKAVWEKNMKMIEQHNREQSQGKHSFTMAMNGFGDMTNEEFRHMMNGLKIEKDEKGKMFKIPFFADIYVPVDRRQTPAVSPGRCASGWAFSATGALEGQMFRKTGKRVSLSVQNLLDCSWPQGNEGCNGGLMSNAFQYVKNNGGLDTEESYPYVARDGPCKYRPEHSAANVTAFENIPQQEEALMMAVANMGPISAAIDASLDTFRFYKDGIYYDPKCSSEDLNHGVLVVGYGFQGKESDNQKYWFVKNSWGADWGMDGYIKMAKDRDNHCGIATMASFPIV; encoded by the exons ATGTATCCTTTTGTCTTCCTGATCGCCCTTTGCTTGGGAATAGCCTCAGCTACTATAGAGCTTGATCAAAGTTTAGATGCACAATGGATTCACTGGAAGGCAACACATGGGAAGCAATATGGAATG AATGAGGGCTGGAGGAAAGCAGTGTGGgagaagaatatgaaaatgattGAACAGCACAATCGAGAACAAAGCCAAGGGAAACACAGCTTCACGATGGCAATGAATGGCTTTGGTGACATG aCCAATGAAGAATTCAGACACATGATGAATGGCCTTAAAATCGAGAAGGAtgagaaagggaaaatgtttaaaatacctTTCTTTGCTGATATCTATGTACCTGTGGACAGGAGACAGACACCTGCTGTAAGTCCT GGTCGGTGTGCTTCTGGCTGGGCTTTTAGTGCAACTGGTGCCCTTGAAGGACAGATGTTCCGGAAAACTGGCAAACGTGTTTCCTTGAGTGTGCAGAACCTCCTGGACTGCTCTTGGCCTCAAGGCAATGAGGGCTGCAATGGTGGTCTAATGAGCAATGCCTTCCAGTATGTTAAGAACAATGGAGGCCTGGACACAGAGGAATCCTATCCATATGTTGCAAGA GATGGACCCTGCAAATACAGGCCTGAGCATTCTGCTGCCAATGTCACTGCCTTCGAGAACATCCCTCAGCAGGAGGAGGCCCTTATGATGGCAGTGGCAAATATGGGGCCCATCTCGGCTGCTATAGATGCAAGCCTGGATACCTTCCGCTTCTATAAAGATG GCATTTATTATGATCCAAAGTGCAGCAGTGAAGACCTGAATCACGGTGTTCTGGTGGTTGGCTATGGCTTTCAAGGAAAAGAATCCGATAACCAAAAATATTGGTTTGTCAAGAACAG CTGGGGTGCTGACTGGGGCATGGACGGCtacataaaaatggcaaaagaccGGGACAACCATTGTGGAATCGCCACCATGGCTAGCTTTCCTATCGTGTAA